In one window of Fusibacter sp. A1 DNA:
- the glgD gene encoding glucose-1-phosphate adenylyltransferase subunit GlgD, whose amino-acid sequence MSKDVMGIINLSENEEKIKDLTLNRPIAALPFAGRYRVIDFTLSNMVNSDIQKVAIFTKHKFRSLQDHLGPGKYWNLDRKRDGLYMLHPMVDYSTMVRKYGDLENFKNNLGFIAHAKQEYVLISRSYMIMNIDYSPAIEYHKESGADLTIICKHISNGQNMSQYIGLDLLDVDENLNVNSIGLNFGSKEEYCLSMESYIMKRDLLVEIITEAYQSGNISFLKEAVFSYMDKLKVNAFPYSGPSMCMNTISNYYKSTLDLLDRRNFSQLFDGPGRIYTKIKDEPSAFYSPTSSVTNSIVANGCIIEGTVENSVIFRGVHIKKGAIVRNSIIMQDAKIGETAHLNYVIADKNVTIGNKKILMGDGGIPFVIKKSQVI is encoded by the coding sequence ATGTCAAAAGACGTAATGGGGATAATCAACCTCAGTGAAAATGAAGAGAAGATAAAAGACTTAACACTCAACAGACCGATTGCAGCCCTGCCTTTTGCCGGGCGTTACCGAGTGATCGACTTTACCTTATCCAATATGGTAAACAGTGATATCCAAAAGGTAGCAATCTTTACAAAACACAAGTTCAGGTCCCTGCAAGACCATTTGGGCCCAGGTAAATACTGGAACTTAGACAGAAAACGCGACGGACTTTACATGTTGCATCCGATGGTGGATTACAGCACCATGGTCAGAAAGTATGGCGACCTTGAGAACTTTAAGAACAATCTCGGCTTCATCGCCCACGCCAAGCAGGAGTACGTTCTGATCTCAAGAAGCTATATGATCATGAACATCGATTACTCCCCCGCGATAGAGTACCATAAGGAATCGGGCGCTGACCTTACGATCATCTGCAAGCATATCTCAAACGGACAGAACATGAGCCAGTATATCGGCCTTGATCTGCTGGATGTGGATGAGAACCTCAATGTGAACAGTATCGGTTTGAACTTCGGCTCCAAAGAGGAATACTGTCTTTCGATGGAAAGCTATATCATGAAACGCGATCTGCTGGTGGAGATCATTACAGAGGCTTATCAGAGCGGCAATATCAGCTTTTTAAAGGAAGCGGTATTCAGTTACATGGACAAGCTCAAAGTGAACGCTTTTCCGTACTCAGGTCCGTCCATGTGCATGAATACGATCAGCAATTACTATAAATCCACGCTTGACCTACTTGACAGACGTAATTTCTCGCAGCTCTTTGACGGACCGGGAAGAATCTACACTAAAATCAAGGATGAGCCTTCCGCATTCTATTCTCCTACAAGCAGCGTGACGAATTCGATAGTCGCTAACGGATGTATCATCGAAGGAACCGTTGAAAATTCTGTGATCTTCAGGGGAGTGCACATAAAAAAAGGTGCGATTGTAAGAAACTCGATCATCATGCAGGATGCCAAGATCGGTGAAACCGCCCATCTCAACTACGTGATCGCCGACAAGAACGTTACTATTGGAAACAAAAAGATACTGATGGGTGATGGTGGCATACCGTTTGTCATCAAAAAAAGTCAAGTTATCTGA
- a CDS encoding CD3324 family protein yields the protein MQYLNGKDVLPDHLLEALQEYVNGCMIYIPSGIDRIGWGEKSGTKSKLAMRNSEIHADYVAGISIKELSQKHFLSESSIRKIVKS from the coding sequence ATGCAGTACTTGAACGGAAAGGACGTATTGCCGGATCACCTATTAGAGGCGCTTCAGGAATACGTTAACGGTTGCATGATTTACATCCCATCTGGTATCGATAGAATAGGTTGGGGTGAAAAAAGTGGAACAAAATCAAAACTGGCAATGAGAAACAGCGAAATTCACGCTGACTATGTTGCTGGAATCTCGATCAAAGAATTATCGCAGAAACACTTCTTATCTGAGTCGAGTATTCGTAAAATTGTGAAATCTTGA
- the glgA gene encoding glycogen synthase GlgA, giving the protein MKILFVASEAVPFAKTGGLADVAYSLPKALTKAGHDVRIVMPKYKGIKTEYADELEFIKSYDVQMNWRHQYAGVFMQEYNGLTYYFIDNEYYFKRDGFYGYYDDGERFAFYSKAVLDTVCADIFVPDIIHVNDWHTAPIALLVKDPMYKDTEIGGVKTVFTIHNLKYQGIFPINLLSDFYGIDDSYLTYEGLEFNGNLNFMKAGLVYADAVTTVSKTYANEIRYPYYGEQLENTIGAINHKMSGIINGLDYGQYNPSEDKVIFEQYDMENAVEMKRKNKMMLQRLLRLKCDPDIPMIGMVTRLVEQKGIDLLLHVVEELMQIPMQVVVLGTGDKKYEDALKSIDSYHPEMMSANIYFDNTMASRIYASADLFLMPSLVEPCGIGQMIAMRYGAIPVVRQTGGLMDTIDPFNKYDDTGSGFGFLNANAHEMLFTIKEALSVYEDKPKWKAMVKRAMSKDLSWDVSADKYIELYETLLK; this is encoded by the coding sequence ATGAAGATATTGTTCGTTGCATCAGAAGCGGTGCCTTTTGCTAAAACCGGTGGTCTTGCAGATGTCGCATATTCGCTCCCGAAAGCGCTAACAAAAGCAGGTCATGACGTCAGGATTGTCATGCCCAAATACAAAGGAATCAAAACGGAATACGCGGATGAACTTGAATTCATCAAATCATACGATGTGCAGATGAACTGGCGTCATCAGTACGCAGGCGTATTCATGCAGGAGTACAATGGATTGACCTATTATTTCATCGACAATGAATACTACTTTAAGCGTGATGGTTTCTATGGCTATTACGACGATGGTGAAAGGTTCGCCTTTTACTCGAAAGCGGTCCTAGATACCGTATGCGCGGATATTTTCGTGCCTGACATCATCCATGTCAACGACTGGCACACTGCACCTATCGCGCTGCTGGTGAAAGACCCCATGTACAAGGATACCGAGATAGGCGGTGTCAAAACCGTTTTCACGATACATAATCTTAAGTATCAGGGGATTTTTCCAATCAATCTGCTTTCGGACTTTTACGGTATCGACGACAGCTACCTGACCTACGAGGGATTGGAGTTCAACGGAAATTTAAATTTCATGAAAGCGGGGCTTGTCTATGCGGATGCGGTTACGACCGTCAGTAAGACCTATGCGAATGAAATCAGATATCCCTACTACGGAGAACAGCTGGAGAACACCATAGGCGCCATCAACCATAAGATGAGCGGAATTATCAACGGGTTGGATTACGGACAATACAATCCTTCTGAGGACAAGGTGATCTTTGAACAGTATGACATGGAGAATGCGGTTGAAATGAAGCGAAAGAACAAGATGATGCTTCAAAGGCTGTTAAGACTTAAGTGCGATCCGGATATCCCGATGATCGGGATGGTCACGCGGCTTGTCGAGCAGAAAGGGATCGACCTGCTGCTTCATGTGGTAGAGGAACTGATGCAGATTCCCATGCAGGTCGTCGTTCTTGGAACAGGTGACAAGAAGTACGAGGACGCCCTTAAGAGTATCGACAGCTATCATCCTGAAATGATGTCTGCGAACATCTATTTCGACAACACGATGGCTTCAAGGATTTATGCGAGCGCAGACCTCTTCTTGATGCCGTCCCTTGTCGAGCCCTGCGGAATAGGCCAGATGATCGCCATGCGATATGGTGCGATTCCCGTAGTTCGTCAAACCGGAGGATTGATGGACACCATCGATCCCTTTAACAAATATGATGACACAGGGTCTGGATTTGGATTCCTGAACGCAAATGCTCATGAGATGCTGTTCACGATCAAAGAAGCATTGTCTGTCTATGAAGATAAGCCGAAATGGAAGGCAATGGTAAAAAGAGCGATGTCGAAAGATCTGAGTTGGGACGTCTCTGCAGATAAATATATCGAATTATATGAAACATTGCTGAAATGA
- a CDS encoding threonine/serine exporter ThrE family protein produces MPDTLKAKLIMNTALLAGKTMLENGAETYRVEETVEKMCSSQSFTDTHCFCVPTGIFFSGTYQDEEYTFIRRVKTTRIDLEVIAMVNQFSRNFTSGLMTLEEAQERLKNIASTPKFPMYVRMIFSGVAAGFFAMIFGGSFNEFVGAFLTGFLAIGIIDISNFRIQSYFIKHMLAGFSIGIIAITCAYLMQWGHLSLDEDIVIIGGLMPFVPGVAMTNALRDTISGDFISGVSKLSEAIIIAVAIAIGVGIALNLVTI; encoded by the coding sequence ATGCCGGATACATTAAAAGCAAAACTCATCATGAACACAGCCCTTCTTGCGGGAAAAACCATGCTCGAAAACGGAGCTGAAACCTACAGGGTGGAAGAAACAGTCGAAAAAATGTGCAGCTCACAGTCCTTTACCGATACCCACTGTTTTTGTGTGCCAACAGGGATTTTCTTTTCAGGAACCTATCAGGATGAGGAGTACACCTTTATCAGAAGAGTGAAGACAACAAGAATCGACTTGGAAGTCATCGCGATGGTCAATCAGTTCTCACGCAACTTCACTTCAGGTCTGATGACACTCGAGGAAGCTCAAGAACGTTTGAAAAACATCGCGTCCACACCCAAGTTTCCCATGTATGTCAGAATGATCTTCAGCGGTGTCGCGGCAGGCTTCTTCGCGATGATCTTCGGAGGTTCCTTCAATGAGTTCGTCGGTGCCTTCCTCACGGGATTTCTTGCAATCGGGATTATCGACATATCCAACTTCAGAATCCAGTCCTATTTTATCAAACATATGTTAGCAGGTTTTTCCATCGGAATCATCGCTATAACCTGCGCCTACCTGATGCAGTGGGGTCATCTTTCTCTTGACGAGGATATCGTCATTATCGGCGGACTCATGCCTTTTGTTCCGGGTGTCGCCATGACAAATGCCCTCAGGGATACTATCTCAGGCGATTTCATCTCTGGTGTCTCAAAACTGTCAGAGGCAATCATCATCGCTGTCGCTATAGCGATCGGCGTCGGTATCGCTCTCAATCTTGTGACTATTTAG
- the glgB gene encoding 1,4-alpha-glucan branching protein GlgB has translation MQITEMDRYLFHEGTHTHVHHFMGAQIHKTGVTFTTWAPHAKEVRVVGDFNQWDGKFHSMKRISPEGVWSLDIKGVEAYAIYKFEIFTENGKVLMKSDPFAYHAEVRPDTASMVYPMTPYDWTDEPWMKERASGNILEKPISIYEVNLSSWKRDGNRWLNYKELADELIPYALEHGFTHLELMPIMEHPYDGSWGYQITGYFAVTSRYGSPHDLMRFVDECHKAGLGVILDWVPGHYCKDAHGLAIYDGSPLYEPSDPILRENIEWGTMNFDYGRPEVRAFLISNANFWLDTFHVDGLRVDAVAYMLHKHMATGRYDIYSEKDINDDAVRFLQQLNTTIFGLHKNVLMIAEESSAFPLVTRPVHDGGLGFNLKWNMGWMHDTLKYMETDPLGRKFHHEALTFSIYYAFSENFMLPLSHDEVVHGKKSLIGKMPGDYWKKFANLRLMIAYQHFHPGKKLNFMGNEFAQFIEWNEWDQLDWHLLEFEGHRGFNTCFKAVNHLYKTLPQLHQVEHEYSGFEWIEFDNSSESIIAFKRKDKLGNYVIAVFNFTPVVRESYPLKVVEETDYFEIFNSDDKLFYGSGILNNQPIKSRKIGEEFEVRITLPPLGAILLKPKDKLKGVKE, from the coding sequence ATGCAAATTACAGAAATGGACCGATATTTATTCCACGAAGGAACACATACGCACGTACATCATTTTATGGGTGCTCAGATACATAAAACCGGAGTCACTTTCACCACTTGGGCGCCTCACGCAAAAGAGGTCAGGGTTGTCGGCGATTTCAATCAGTGGGACGGTAAGTTCCATTCGATGAAGCGAATAAGTCCTGAAGGTGTATGGAGCCTTGATATCAAAGGTGTGGAAGCATACGCGATCTACAAATTCGAGATTTTTACTGAAAATGGAAAAGTTCTCATGAAATCAGATCCCTTCGCCTATCATGCAGAGGTCAGACCGGATACCGCTTCCATGGTGTATCCGATGACACCTTACGACTGGACCGATGAACCGTGGATGAAGGAGCGTGCCAGCGGAAATATCTTGGAAAAACCGATTTCAATTTATGAAGTGAACCTATCCTCCTGGAAAAGGGACGGGAACCGCTGGTTGAATTATAAGGAACTGGCCGATGAGCTGATTCCCTATGCGCTGGAGCACGGTTTTACTCATCTCGAACTGATGCCCATCATGGAACATCCCTATGACGGTTCCTGGGGATACCAGATAACAGGTTATTTCGCTGTGACCAGCAGGTATGGATCGCCACACGATTTGATGAGATTCGTCGATGAATGCCATAAGGCGGGACTCGGAGTCATCTTGGACTGGGTTCCTGGACACTATTGCAAGGACGCCCACGGACTAGCCATTTATGATGGAAGTCCCCTTTATGAACCCTCGGACCCGATCTTAAGGGAAAACATCGAATGGGGCACGATGAACTTTGACTATGGCAGACCCGAGGTAAGGGCGTTTCTAATCAGCAACGCGAACTTCTGGCTGGATACCTTTCATGTCGACGGTCTCAGAGTGGATGCTGTAGCCTATATGTTGCACAAGCATATGGCAACCGGGCGTTATGATATCTACAGTGAAAAGGATATCAACGACGATGCGGTACGTTTTCTGCAGCAGCTCAATACTACAATTTTCGGACTACATAAGAACGTCTTGATGATTGCAGAGGAATCCTCGGCATTTCCGCTTGTGACAAGACCGGTTCATGACGGCGGGTTGGGATTCAACCTGAAATGGAATATGGGTTGGATGCATGATACGCTCAAATATATGGAGACGGATCCTCTAGGACGGAAGTTCCACCACGAGGCCCTGACCTTTTCAATCTATTATGCCTTCAGTGAGAATTTCATGCTGCCCTTGTCGCATGACGAGGTAGTACACGGCAAGAAGTCGCTGATCGGCAAGATGCCTGGAGATTACTGGAAAAAGTTTGCTAACTTAAGACTCATGATCGCCTATCAGCATTTCCACCCTGGAAAAAAGCTTAATTTCATGGGGAATGAGTTCGCTCAGTTCATCGAATGGAACGAATGGGATCAGCTGGACTGGCATTTGCTTGAGTTTGAGGGACATCGCGGTTTCAATACCTGTTTTAAAGCGGTCAACCATCTATATAAGACGTTGCCGCAACTGCATCAGGTGGAGCATGAATACAGTGGATTCGAATGGATCGAATTTGACAATTCGAGTGAGAGCATTATCGCATTTAAGCGAAAAGACAAGCTTGGGAATTACGTGATTGCGGTCTTCAACTTCACACCTGTAGTGAGGGAATCCTATCCGCTTAAAGTCGTAGAGGAAACGGATTATTTTGAAATCTTCAATTCGGATGACAAACTGTTCTACGGTTCAGGGATTCTCAACAATCAACCGATCAAATCGCGAAAGATCGGTGAGGAGTTTGAAGTCAGAATAACATTGCCACCGCTAGGGGCGATTTTACTTAAACCTAAAGATAAGCTGAAAGGAGTAAAGGAATGA
- a CDS encoding glucose-1-phosphate adenylyltransferase: MKRKEMIAMILAGGQGARLKSLTTKVAKPAVPYGGKYRIIDFTLSNCANSNIDTVGILTQYQPLVLNSHVGIGIPWDLDRRYGGVRVLPPYTSAEGGKWYLGTANAVYENINFIEMYNPEYVLVLSGDHIYKMDYSKMLKAHQDKNADVTISVIEVPLEEASRFGILNTHDDLKIYEFDEKPENPKSNLASMGVYIFSWKALREQLIKDNIDPTSDHDFGKNIIPNMLESGMSLYGYIFDGYWKDVGTIKSFWDGNMDLLDRNNKFDLYDSNWRIYSENEDLPPQYIGEEATVEDAMVNEGCEIMGTVKHSILFTEIIVEKDAEVVDSVIFPKVRIGKGAKVHRAIVMGDYEIKPGEIVGDPDSDDIVLVGNPDDSLFFEK, encoded by the coding sequence ATGAAACGTAAAGAGATGATAGCGATGATTCTGGCTGGAGGACAAGGCGCCAGGCTTAAATCGCTGACTACGAAAGTTGCTAAACCGGCGGTGCCATACGGCGGAAAATATAGGATCATCGACTTCACCTTATCAAATTGCGCCAACAGCAATATTGATACGGTAGGGATATTGACCCAGTACCAGCCTCTTGTGCTGAACAGCCATGTCGGCATAGGTATTCCGTGGGATCTTGATAGACGATACGGTGGGGTGAGAGTCTTGCCGCCCTACACCTCCGCTGAGGGTGGAAAGTGGTATCTAGGAACTGCGAACGCAGTCTATGAGAATATCAATTTCATCGAAATGTACAATCCGGAATACGTGCTGGTCCTATCAGGAGACCATATCTATAAGATGGATTACTCCAAAATGCTCAAAGCGCATCAGGATAAGAACGCGGATGTGACAATCAGTGTGATAGAGGTTCCGTTGGAAGAAGCGTCTCGATTTGGAATACTCAACACGCATGATGACCTTAAAATCTATGAGTTTGATGAGAAACCTGAAAATCCAAAGAGCAATCTCGCCTCGATGGGTGTCTATATCTTCAGCTGGAAGGCGCTTCGTGAACAGCTGATCAAAGACAACATCGATCCCACCTCGGACCACGACTTCGGCAAGAACATCATACCGAACATGCTGGAATCGGGTATGAGCCTTTACGGCTATATCTTTGACGGCTACTGGAAGGATGTCGGTACGATAAAGAGCTTCTGGGATGGAAATATGGATCTGCTCGACAGAAACAATAAATTTGACTTGTACGATAGCAACTGGAGGATCTATTCGGAAAATGAAGACCTGCCTCCTCAATATATCGGTGAAGAAGCGACAGTGGAAGATGCGATGGTGAATGAAGGATGTGAGATCATGGGGACAGTCAAACACTCGATCCTGTTCACTGAAATCATTGTGGAAAAGGATGCTGAAGTCGTAGATTCGGTTATTTTTCCAAAAGTCCGCATCGGTAAAGGCGCTAAAGTCCACAGAGCGATCGTGATGGGGGACTACGAGATCAAACCGGGAGAGATCGTCGGCGATCCTGATTCGGATGATATCGTTCTTGTTGGAAATCCAGACGATTCGCTATTCTTTGAGAAGTAG
- a CDS encoding glycogen/starch/alpha-glucan phosphorylase, with product MKFTREEFKKLYISRLKSLTGKSPDETTNWDKYYTLGIMIRDIITEDWVNQNRIYMNTGEKQVYYFSMEFLTGRYLGKNLEYLDMKELVEESMKELGYDYEEIYAIEKDPGLGNGGLGRLAACFLDSLASTGYAGHGCGIRYNYGLFEQKIVNGYQVEFPDRWLSNRNVWEINKPDRAVVVEFGGQLESYEENGHLRFKHINTEKIRAVPYDTPVLGYRNDRINNLRLFAAEAVQNEFDYFSFSEGDYLKAFAQKHTAEAISQVLYPNDNYYEGRVLRLKQEYFLVSAGIQSLLRTYKKGDRSIHDLSNHIAIHINDTHPSLIIPELMRLLMDDHQLGWDEAWLLTQKTVSYTNHTIMSEALEKWPVNLMYELLPRIAMIIDEINRRFVDEMVHKYHLDSVMVDRMRIIQHDTIHMANLCIVASNSVNGVAKLHTEILKHRELNDFYKIYPFKFNNKTNGITHRRWLMHCNRPLSQYITEAIGERWQYEPVIMDQLMKFEKDDVFLEGLEKIKLANKIKLASYIKEKNNLTVDPYSIFDMQAKRLHEYKRQLMNILHIMYLYNKVIDNPGIDVVPRTFVFGAKAAPGYHIAKQIIKLIHTLSDKIESTPVVRDIIKVVFLENYGVSLAERMIPAADVSEQISTASKEASGTGNMKFMMNGAVTIGTLDGANVEIRDAVGDDNIYIFGLNSDEVYQLHHERTYSAQSVYDYHSELRRILDQLTNGFFDSVPRDEFSTIVDSLLKQNDEFLVLKDFDAYVRAQERLSNDFRDAKKWNRMTLTNIAKSGIFSSDYTIKEYAQQIWKL from the coding sequence ATGAAATTCACTCGTGAGGAGTTTAAAAAGTTATACATCAGCCGGTTGAAGTCGTTGACGGGAAAATCACCTGATGAGACGACCAACTGGGACAAGTACTACACCCTTGGCATCATGATCAGAGACATCATCACAGAAGACTGGGTGAATCAGAACAGAATCTATATGAATACCGGTGAAAAGCAAGTGTATTATTTTTCAATGGAATTTCTTACAGGACGGTATCTAGGAAAGAATCTGGAATATCTCGATATGAAGGAACTCGTTGAAGAATCGATGAAGGAACTTGGTTATGACTATGAGGAGATCTACGCCATCGAAAAGGATCCAGGACTTGGGAACGGCGGACTCGGAAGGCTTGCAGCCTGCTTTTTGGATTCGCTAGCTTCCACTGGTTACGCGGGACACGGGTGCGGAATCCGGTACAATTACGGTCTGTTCGAACAAAAGATTGTAAATGGCTATCAGGTAGAGTTTCCGGACCGCTGGCTATCGAACCGCAACGTATGGGAAATCAACAAACCGGATAGGGCGGTTGTCGTCGAATTCGGAGGGCAGCTCGAAAGCTATGAAGAGAATGGTCATTTGAGGTTCAAGCATATCAACACCGAAAAAATTAGAGCCGTGCCTTATGATACCCCGGTCTTAGGTTATAGAAATGATCGCATCAACAACCTGCGTCTGTTTGCCGCAGAGGCCGTGCAGAATGAGTTCGATTATTTCTCCTTCAGCGAAGGGGATTACTTAAAGGCATTTGCCCAAAAACACACTGCTGAGGCGATTTCGCAAGTGTTGTACCCGAATGATAACTATTATGAAGGACGCGTATTGAGGCTAAAGCAGGAGTACTTCTTGGTTTCTGCAGGCATACAAAGTCTGCTGAGGACCTACAAAAAGGGGGACAGGTCGATTCATGACCTAAGCAACCATATCGCGATCCATATCAATGATACGCATCCGTCTCTGATCATACCCGAACTGATGCGCCTACTGATGGATGACCATCAGTTGGGATGGGATGAGGCATGGCTGCTGACGCAAAAGACGGTATCCTATACCAACCATACCATCATGTCCGAAGCGCTTGAAAAATGGCCGGTCAATCTGATGTATGAGTTGCTGCCGCGTATCGCGATGATCATTGATGAGATCAACCGCAGGTTTGTAGATGAGATGGTCCATAAATACCACCTTGACAGCGTCATGGTGGACCGGATGAGGATCATTCAGCACGATACCATCCACATGGCCAATCTTTGCATCGTAGCGAGCAATAGTGTGAACGGCGTCGCCAAGCTTCACACAGAAATTCTCAAGCATAGGGAATTGAACGACTTTTACAAGATATATCCCTTCAAGTTCAACAATAAAACCAACGGCATCACACACAGAAGGTGGCTGATGCATTGCAACCGACCGTTATCGCAGTACATCACCGAGGCAATTGGTGAAAGATGGCAGTACGAACCGGTGATCATGGACCAGCTGATGAAATTTGAAAAAGATGACGTTTTTTTGGAAGGTCTTGAAAAAATAAAACTCGCCAATAAAATCAAATTGGCATCCTATATCAAGGAAAAGAACAATCTGACCGTCGATCCGTATTCGATCTTCGACATGCAGGCTAAACGGCTGCACGAGTATAAACGCCAGCTGATGAACATACTTCATATCATGTACCTTTACAATAAGGTGATCGATAATCCAGGAATTGATGTGGTGCCAAGAACTTTTGTTTTTGGAGCTAAGGCCGCACCAGGTTATCATATCGCAAAGCAGATCATTAAACTGATCCATACCTTATCTGATAAGATTGAGAGCACGCCTGTTGTGAGGGACATCATCAAGGTAGTCTTCCTAGAAAATTACGGAGTGTCTCTAGCCGAGCGCATGATACCTGCTGCGGATGTCAGCGAACAGATCTCTACGGCTTCCAAGGAGGCGTCTGGAACAGGTAACATGAAGTTTATGATGAACGGAGCTGTGACGATCGGTACGCTTGATGGAGCGAATGTCGAAATCAGAGATGCTGTAGGCGATGACAATATCTATATTTTCGGTCTCAATTCAGATGAGGTGTATCAGTTGCATCATGAGCGCACCTATAGCGCACAGTCCGTGTATGACTATCATAGTGAACTTAGAAGGATTTTGGACCAACTTACAAATGGATTTTTTGATTCTGTTCCAAGAGACGAGTTTTCGACGATTGTGGACTCGCTACTTAAACAGAATGACGAGTTTTTGGTGCTGAAGGATTTTGACGCCTATGTAAGAGCCCAGGAAAGACTGAGCAACGACTTCAGGGATGCGAAAAAATGGAACCGCATGACGCTTACCAATATCGCAAAATCGGGCATCTTCTCAAGTGATTACACAATCAAGGAGTATGCACAGCAAATATGGAAACTTTAA
- a CDS encoding threonine/serine exporter family protein — protein sequence MLLNVLFAFLSTLGFAVLFNIPRKYLLWASTTGATGWLVYLVTLNMNDSLLIASFFGGLAVGITGEMLARILRQPATLFVVPGIIPLVPGYGIYYTMLKIIQKDYTQAVSVGFEALLIAIAIASAIIIASTLGRVMKEWLKV from the coding sequence ATGTTACTTAATGTCTTGTTCGCATTTCTTTCCACCTTAGGTTTTGCTGTGCTTTTCAACATCCCCAGAAAATATCTTTTATGGGCCAGTACTACAGGAGCCACAGGATGGCTCGTTTACCTTGTAACCCTCAACATGAACGACAGCCTCTTGATAGCAAGCTTCTTTGGAGGGCTTGCCGTAGGTATCACCGGCGAAATGCTGGCGAGAATCCTAAGGCAGCCAGCGACACTTTTTGTCGTCCCTGGTATCATTCCGCTAGTCCCTGGTTACGGAATTTACTATACCATGTTAAAAATAATTCAAAAGGATTACACACAGGCCGTCTCTGTAGGATTCGAGGCGCTACTGATCGCCATCGCCATCGCAAGTGCGATCATCATCGCGTCCACACTGGGCCGGGTGATGAAAGAATGGCTGAAGGTTTAG